Part of the Halodesulfovibrio aestuarii DSM 17919 = ATCC 29578 genome, TCACATGACAGCTTCTTCAACCTGCCTACCACAAGGTCCCCATGTACCTCTACCCGAAAATCGAAATGCTCCAGAACCGTTGCAATAAACTGCGCCCTTCGGGAGCGGCGGACGAATTCGGTAACACCGCCCAGAAACCGGAAATAAATGTAGTTATCATTTATGATATCAGAAATATAGGCATCGATGATGTTAAAATGATACCCCAACCGCATGTTGATGTTCATATAGTGCTTCAACACCACCGCGAGATTGCGCCCCACCTCGTCCGGACTGGCAAGCAATGTAGGAAACGTACGCGTGAAGCTGGACATAAAGCTGCCCAGATTCACTGAAACAGGATCCATGCACCACATGTCTGCGCATTCCATACCCTTAAGAAATTCCTGTAGAGGGATAGAAGCAATTTGCTCTGGAGTAGCAGTACGAACCTCAGGCCGGCAAGTGGTTCCCTCTCCCGCATCAATAAGCATAAGCCCCAAAGGATACTTTGTTTCCAACCTCTTAGGGGCGGAAAGATGCTGCACTTCCTGCCGCTCGCTGAGTCGAATGAGGTACTCAACGGCCTTTTCATGAATATAACGGGTAATATCGTGGTATGTACGGCAAGCGGAAGGTTTAAAGTTTTCCGCATGCGGGTCGAGCAAGTTCAATGGACTGGTATGCTTAATAACTCTTCGTAATAGACGATATTCATAAGAGTCTTCAAACACATCTTCTTCTGTCAGTGTAAAGCGATCCAAAGCGCAGATGCTGCCACGATACGCCACATTCTGTGTAGCATCGAGAGTGATTTCATCACCCGAGCGAAGCAAGGATGTGGCTACCTCAGTATTGACGACAGTTGGAACCCTGTATTCACGGGCAATGGTAGCCATATGCCCCGTTGGCGATCCCACATCGGTGATGATCCCCTGCGCCTTGTGCATCACACGCGAAAAACGTGGCGAAGTGTATCGGGACACCAGAATAGCCCCGTACGGGAATGTTGTCAGATCAGTGTTGTGATCGACCAGAAAAACTTTACCTACTGCCACACCGCGCTGTGCCACTACTCCTTTACCGGAAAAAACAATCTCAGCGTTGCGGGTCACGTCCTCAAGTTGCGGCTCAGAGTTCAACGGAGCGGCCCAAAAACGTAGAGGGCGCGACTGCAGAATCTGCAACGCCCCGCTAGCATCATAGCCCCATTCAATATCCTGCGGACGTTTGTAGTACCGTTCTATACTCATGGCGGCCTGTGCCAGATGCTCTAACTGCTCAAGCGTAAGGCTTGGGACCAAATGTAACCCTTCTGGAATATCCTTCCATTCCGTACCGCCTCCCGGTGCAAGCACAAGTCGCCTTTGCTTATCTGCTATGGACAAAGATCGCAAAGAATACGGAGCTGCCCTGTCCAGCACAAGAGTGTCCGAGGGAGCATCACCATCAACAACGGGAGAACAAAGTCCCCATACGGCGTTGGCTACCATGACACCATCAGCAACGTGCGGGGCATATGTATGCAACACGCCACCGACCACACTTTCCACCATCAACTGGCACCCCACCGCCATAGCTATTTCATGTTCATGAAAGCCTTTTACTAGGCGATATTTCCAAGCTTTATAGGAGTATGTACTAGCTATAACTTTACGGTAGGCATCCATTATCTGTCCGCGGGGCACATTCAGAACAGTTTCATACTGTCCGGCAAAGCTGGCATCGCCATCTTCACCCCACGCGCTGCTGCGCAAGGCTACACGGATATTCCGTATCCCCTGAGCCCGCGCCAAGTCATCCAAAGCAGCCAAGACCTGTGAGGTCAGGCTGCGTGGCAGGGGAGCGCTCATAATACGCTCTTGTATGGTGTCGGCAAGCTGTTCAAGAGCGGCTTCATCCTGCCCGTCCCACGCCTCTATACCCTCTCTGGCCAACGCAAGTAAGCCGTTCTGTTGCATAAAGTCATAGAACGCACGGGTGCTGATGACAAATCCGTCCGGTGTGGAAAGCCCCAGCCGGTTTCGGATATCTCCCATGTTGGACATTTTTCCGCCGGCCTGCTCACTCAGATCATGCCCAAGTTCTCGCAAAGGGAGAATGTAGCTTTTCCCTGAGGGAGCATGTGTTCCGTCCAATTCTTCCTGAATGGCCTGACGAATATGCTCAAAGGCCAGAAAGAGTTCGACGTTCTTACTCTGAGTCAAAATACTGAGATCGGAAATCAGCTTGAACACCATGTCATCAAGCTGCTCCGCCGTATCTAATATGTACTGACGATCAAAGACGTACTCGCCTCCCGACTTGTCTCCCATGTCAGCCATGAGTTCCAAGATGCGGTTGTTCCTTTCCAGAATACTCTGGAATTTTTTAAAATGCACTCCGAACGGAAGTACACGTTTTTTGGATCGCCAGGAGGCGAGAACGTCTTTGAATTTACGTAACATTAAGATTCCTTGTTAGTGAGCACCCTTGCTCTGGAAAACCATACCAATGATCAAGCCGCTGAATATAGCAATAATGGTTGCCAACACGCCATAAAGCAGAGAGTTGTCAAATGCCATGGAGCTAAGCCATTTCGGGAAACCTACCAAAGCAGCCTCTACAGGAGCTGTGTTTTTCCCGATTATGATGCCGTCACGAAGGACTGCGGCCTCCACAAGGTATTTTCCAGGAGAAAGCGCGGAAGGGATATGCAGCTTAGCCGTGTACGACTGCATGCCGTCAACAACTTTGCCAAACACAATACCACCTTCGGACTCATGGTACATACCGTCCTGTTCTTTCAACAGGATCAGTTCATGAGCAACGTCTATCTTAGGCAACTCGGTCGTCTTTTCCACTTCAACGGCATCCCGCAGTCCTTCCAGACGGTAGGAAGCAACAGCAGCCCCGAGCTGGTCAAAAGGACGACTTGAATCCACAAGACAAACGTTAGGGACGTTTTTAACGGCAACTTTTCCTACGTTCATCCAAAGCAGACCGAAAAGTTTGCCTTTTTCACGCAGATGCATGTCGGCAGGAGGGCCGGTAAAACGCAAAACAACGTCACTGCCTTCCGGTACGGTACCATGAACGGTAAGATCTATACCGTCATACTGTGCCCCCATAGCAATAGATTCTGGAGCAGCCTTTATAGCACTGATGTCTGTTTCTGCATGTGCAGGCACGGAAACAGCACTCACGACAAACAAACAGAATGCTGCCATTGCAAGGCGAAAGAAGGTAACAGTCTTCATATTAATGACCTCCCATGTATGCCAACAGCACGTCAGGACGAGCCAGCAGGTCGTACAGCATCTTTACCATCACAACAAGAACCAACGAGGCGAGACAAATCTTAAGCTGTTCGCCACCCAATTTTTTGCCTACCTTGGTACCAACCTGTGCCCCGATAGAGGAGCCGAGCAGAAGCAAAAGCGCCAGCACGAAGTCTACAGTATGGTTTTGCCATGATTGCATGATAGTAACGTTCACGCAGGTAAAGAGGATCTGGAACAGACTTGTACCAACAACTACATGCATCGGCATACGTAGCAAATAAACCATAACCGGCACCATAATGAATCCGCCGCCCACACCCATAATTGCAGCGAGAACACCTACAAGCACACCGAGTAACAACGGCATAAGCACCGATAACTGTACTCCGGAACGCGGAAAGTCCATCTGGAACGGCAAGGCGCCTATCGCCCGCGCATAACGTGATTCCTGTTTAGGTGCTTCCTCCACCTTGGTAGCTGTTGGCTTACGCATAGCTTGCAGGCTTTCCAAAAACATGAAACCGCCAACAAACCCGAGCATCAGCACGTACGTGATGCTAATAAGAAAATCGGCATTGCCGAGTTGACGCAGGATCTTGATGAGCTGCACCCCGAGACTGCCGCCGCCGACACCACCTAGAAGCAGCAGCATGCCCATTTTAAAATCCACATTGCCCAGCTTAAAGTGAGCAAAAGTACCGGATGTGGATGCACCCACAATCTGGTTGGAGTCCGACGCCGCTGCCACGGTCGGCGGAATGCCAAGCATAATAAGAAGCGGTGTCATCAAAAAGCCGCCTCCGACACCAAAAATGCCGGAAAGCAAACCAACCACGCCGCCAAGCCCAAGAATTGCGAGACAATTCACGCTATTGCCCGCTATGGGAAGATATAGATTTAAATCCAGACTCATATAACCTCTCCTACAATTCGTTATACGCCTTTTTTAGGGACCAAGATCTCCACTCTGCACGAAACCCGATGCCGGATTGAATGCAACGTGGAGTAGTATCTCTCTGGTGATCGCGCATCTTCTTCAGGTATTTCATGCACCAACAAAGAGATCTTGTTATTATTAATGAATTCAATGACTTCATTATCGTAACTACCCTCAGCCAAGAAATAGTTGATGCAAATACCTTCTGACTTTGCCGCTTCGATGTTCAGCCCAAGACGTACACGTACATCTTCCTCCACCTGCTGTTCCGCACGCGAAAGCGCACGTTCTACAGGCGGGACTACGAGCAGGACATTAAGCTTCACATCCATGCGTTTTGCCAGTGCACATGCTCTGGATAGAGCTCCCCAAGCCCCGTGTTTTCCATCAATTGCGACAAGTATACTTTCCATGAGAGTCCTCTACGGATAGTGCATAGCAATGAAGATGCCGAAATAAGATGTACTTTTTTATTTAAATAATTCAGACAGATAAGAGTATGGGCAGATTTTTAAAATATATTTTATTTCATTTTGAAACAAAAAAAGGGTATCCTAAACACCTCATGTTTCATTTTGAAATACAAATATCCTCGCTGTCGCAATTATGGAGACTGAGATGGAAGTGAAAGAATCTATTAGCGGATCAAATCTGGGACGATGGATTGTCCAGCATACACGGCTGGACTCCATCAAAGGGAAAATCTTTGTCATCTTTATTATGACGTTCCTTTTCATTGGAGGCCTCTCCGCCCTGCATTTTTGGAACCTGGATACCGTCAAAGAGCGCATGATCCTTAGTCAACAGTACGACGACCTTCTGAATAACATTCTTGAACTCCGACGCATGGAGAAAAATTTCTTCATTTACGGAGGCAGAGAAAGCCTGAAAGAATCACGTCAGTACATCGAGCATATAAATAAACTGGTAGACAGTCTGGCGGATGACTTACCAGTCCTTGTAGGTCAGAAAGTTTTTCTTCGTTTCCAATCCACGCTAAACAGGTACAACAAGCAGGTGGAACTAGTCCTCAGTGGAGAGCCCCTCACTCGCAAGGCGCTACGGGTTCTAGGGAAAGAACTTACGGACTCTGCTGAACAATTCCGCCACATCAAGCGGGAACGTATACATAAAGCCATCTCTCGCTCATCTATCCTGCCTTTCGCTTTTCTTGGCATTTTCCTGTTCCTTATGATTCTCGTCATCAAGATTATCGCTCTGGGACTATTACGCCCACTGGATGTAGTAAAAGCCACCACTCAACAAGTTGCACGGGGGGACTTCAGCCCCATCCGTTATAAAGGCAAACGTCTCGAAGAAATTTATGCCCTGATCGAAGCCTTCAACCGTATGGCGCAAGAATTAGAAACGAATCATGAAGATCTGGTTCAGACGCGCAAAATCGCGGCTATAGGCACGCTTACAGCCGGAGTTGCACACGAGTTGAACAACCCGATCAACAACATCTCGCTAACAGCGGAAGCTTTTGGTGAAATATACGGCGATGCCGTAGACGAGGAAGGACAGGACATGTTGCGCGACATTCTGAGCCAGACAGCCCGCGCGGCAGATATCGTAAAGAATTTACTGGACTTCTCCCGGACGGAAAGGCCTGTTTTTGCCCATCTCGCCCCGGCAAATGTCATGGACAGTTCCATTGCGCTAGTGAAAAATCAATTCCGTATCGCCGGAGTATATCTGGAAACGTCCATTACCGACGATCTTCCACCTATTGCGGGCAATCTACGCAACCTGCAACAAGTATTTACAAACCTGTTGCTCAATGCCGTTCAGGCAAGCCCTCAGGAAGGTACAGTTAAAGTCTGCGTTGAGCTCGCAGACGATCAACAACATATTCGCTTTTCTGTTAAAGACAGCGGCCCCGGCATCGCTCCTGAAATCCGGCAACAGATTTTCGAACCCTTTTTCTCCACAAAGCAAGTTGGGAAAGGTACAGGACTGGGGTTAGCCGTCAGCTTCTCAATCATCAAGCGCCACTACGGACGCATTGATGTGAAAGGCAAAGAAGGGGAAGGCGCTGAATTTATAGTCTTACTCCCCTGTGTTTCAGAACAAAACAATGTGTTCAGTAACAGTTTAAGGAGTAAAGCCTGATGCTGCGTGTCGCTATTGTTGATGATGAAGAAATAGTATGTAAACGACTTAGTCTGGTTCTTGGACGTGAAGACTTTGAAGTGGAGGCATTCATTATGGCGCGTTCCTTTTTGGAACGTGCAGTGCAGCAGCCCTTTGACATCGTCTTTTTGGACATGCGGTTGCCCGACCAAAATGGTCTGGAGGTGCTCTCACGCATTAAGTCGCTGCATCAGCAGACAGAAGTGATTATCGTAACCGGACACGGATGTATGGAGACGGCTATTGAGGCCATCCGTAATGGCGCCTATCATTATATTACGAAACCGGTAAACCTGACCGAAATACGACTGCTGGCAAAACAGGTACAGGACAAAATTTCCATGCGTCTGGAAAATATAAGGCTGCGTGAAACACTCAAAGGAGATTCCGGCCTTACGTCAATCATCGGGAACAGCCCTGCCATCCAAAAACTGTTTACGTTAATCCGCAAAGTGGCTCCCGTGGACTGCAACGTGCTCATTCAAGGAGGCAGCGGCACCGGCAAGGCGCTAGTCGCCCGTGCAATCCATCAGCTCAGTCCTAAACGGGATTTTCCTTTTGTAGCCTTTAACTGTGGCGGATTTTCAGACGAGTTAATCAACAGTGAACTCTTCGGGCATGAACGAGGCGCATTCACAGGAGCAACGGCGACCAAAATTGGCCTGCTGGAAGCAGCATCCGGTGGCACGGTTTTTCTCGATGAAATAGGAGAAATGCCACTTGCTATGCAGGTGAAGCTGCTCCATGTAATACAGGAACGGCAAATCAGGCGTGTGGGCGGTACAACCCCCATCGATCTGGACATCCGCGTTATTGCCGCTACCAACAAGGATCTGAAGCATGAGGTGGAACATGGAACCTTCCGTGAAGATTTATTTTTCCGCCTGAACGTGGTTTCCATCTCCCTGCCCCATCTTTCCGAACGACGCGAAGACATTCCGCTGCTGGTACGTCATTTCATCGAAAAATACAGCCTAGCCTTCCACAAAGAAGTTATCGGCATTCGTCCGCAGGCCATGCAAATTCTTAATAACTACAGTTACCCCGGGAACGTGCGTGAACTGGAAAATATTATTGAACGAGCCGTGGCCCTGACAGAAGGTGAAGAAATTCACGCCAGTGACTTGCCGGGAGACATGCAACAATTGGAGTTTGACACCATGGAAGGCGACGGCCTTCCTACGTTGGAAGAAATGGAGCGACGGTATGTTATCAAAGTACTTGAAAAAACAGGATATAACAAAGGCATGACGGCACAAATTCTGGCAATTCCCCGAACCACCTTATGGCGTAAACTCAAAGCCTACGGTGTTGAATAGAAGCAGAGGGATCGTGGTGAGCTACCCGCCGCAACAGCCTCTATTGCTGACTTATGCACACATAACTACAAAAATCGTTTGGACTCTGGCACGTGTACTGAATGCATCAGCCACGCACATACTATCGTGCAAAAATCAAATACATCTATTCCAAGCCGTTAAAAGAGAGAACAAAACCTTTCCGGCACTACGCATAAAAAAATATGACTTACGAGTAAAATCGTAAGTCATATTTTTTGTCTGTTTTATGTTTCCACAGCTCTTGCACGTTCTCTAATATCTGACTTTATATCATCCCGACACGTATCTCTTTAACGCTCTTCATCAAATCTTAAAAAGCAAATTTTAAAATGAAAAACGAGAGGCTAATACTTCGCAGCTTACCGCCAAATGCTATAGGCCAGATAGATTTTTATACGTTATGGAGAGCCTGCAAGTGAACAGATAGTTCGTATTATAAAAAACATTCCGGCTGCTTGGGTTCTTTACAAAGATTATTAAGCCGTTCTGAGGCATCTTTTACCGGACTGGGTTTCATTGTTCTAGCGCCTTGAGGACAACTCTTTATACATGCACAACACGTAATGCATTTTTCATGATTAATTATCGAGCTATGTTGCGAATCAATAGCACCTACAGGGCATACGTCTGCACAACTTCCGCATTGTGTGCATGTGCTATTCACAGCGATAAAATCAACACTCCATAATTCCGTACGTCCCCCATAAGGATAACTGCCAGGCACTGCTACATCGGAGAGTTGAGAGAGTGATGAAACAGCTTGCAGTTTTTCACAAATCTTACGCCCGAATTCTTCCGCATGAGTTACATCGGCTTTGTCGGGACGTCCTTCAGCTATTGGCGTATCTGAATTTGAAAATGAATGTTCACCAACGTATGCCCCGCATGCAATAGGAATACATCCACATTTTTCTACAGTATCTTTTAATTCAAGCAAGGCATCATCATAAGCACGGTTACCATAGACAACAACGCAAACCGCGGGAGTATTATCAGCTTTAATTGTCTTAAGCCATTCAGTTGCCAAAGCCGGAACTCTTCCCATGTAGACAGGAACTGCGACCACAAGCAATTCATCCTTTGCAGCTAGCAAAGACTGTTCTCTTCCGCTTGGTGTGGTTAGATCTACAAGTTCGATTGACGAAGAATCAATGCCATGAGCAATGCCATGAGCGACCGCTTTTGTTGTTTCTGTTGGTGAAAAGTATACTAATTTTACAGGATCTATTTCCATTCCATTTGCTCCATCAATTTAATTGGGAAGTTATCCCTAGCCTCTTACTGGACAAGATCTAAAACATCACGCCAATAAAGCTAAAGAACGTATCGCACAAAAAGCTCCCCCGCAATTTTTTCTACAGGGGAGCGTTTTATTCTATTCATTGCATGCGAACTACGTAATATCCTTAATCGATATTATACTGTTTCATCTTGCGGAATAAGGTTCGTCTGTCGACCTGTAAAGTACGGGCTGTATGAGATCGATGCCAATCATTCGCCTTGAGAATATCCATAATATACTGACGTTCGAAACGTGACATCGCAGTTTCAAGCGGCTCCTGAAGAACTTGCATCCCGGTCCTGTCGCTTCCGGTTATAATGCGCTCCCCACCCAAGGTGAGTGTCCCGAGATTCAGGTACTGATGCAGAGCATTCTGCATCTCCCTGATGTTACCCGGCCAATGATATGCCATAAAAGCATTAAGCACTTCTGTTGTAACCGGAGGGCGGTTATCGAGCTCTGGTAATATACGGAGAAAATGATCGATAAGCAAAGGAATGTCTTCCTTACGGTCACGCAAAGGAGGAATATAAATCGGCACAACGTGGATACGGTAATAGAAGTCACTCCGCATCTGTCCCTGTTGTACCAGCTCCATCAAATCTCTGTTTGTTGCTGCCACAATACGCGGACGCGTATGCACAAGTTCTGTGCCCCCTACCGGAATAAATCCCCCGCCTTCTATGGCACGCAACAGCTTGATCTGCCCCATAAGGCTTATCTCGCCTAATTCATCAAGAAATAGTGTACCATTATCTGCCTGCTCCAAATACCCTTTGCGGTTTGTAACAGCTCCGGTAAAGGCCCCCTTCTTATGCCCAAAAAACTCGCTTTCAAAAAGCTGCTCAGGAATGGCACCACAGTTAACCGGAACATAGTTACGATCAAATCGGGAACTATGGTCATGCACGGCGCGGGATACAAGCTCCTTACCTGTGCCGGACTCGCCGTACACAATCACGTTATCATCGGTTGCGCCAGCCTTCAGAATCATTTCATAGATGTTCTGCATCGGATCAGAATTACCAACAATGTTACCGAAGTAGTGTGCTTTCATTTTACTTTTCAGCAAACGGTTTTCTTCGCAAATGCCCAATTCCTGCATTTTGCTTTCGGTGACATCAGAAATAAACCCCTCGATGGCAAACGGGGTTCCATCATCGTCATACAGACCTACTGCCTGCTCTCGAACCCATCTGGCATCACCGGATTTTGTTTGAATACGATAGACATGTTCAAACCGAAGCTGCGCAGCTAAAGCGGCCTGTAATCGTTCGGTAAGCTCCGCCTTATCTTCTTCTACAACAACAGAGATAAAGGGTTCCCTGCCGCCTTCAGTAAAATATGTGTGAGAAAATCCGGTAATCTCATAGGTACCGACACTCATAAACAGCATGGTGCGCTGATCATCCACTTCGCTCCGGTATGCAATCCCCGGCAAATTATCCATCAGCGTATTCAGCTGGCGACGGTTTTCGATAAGCTCCTGTTTGACGAGTACGTTTTTTTCTTCAAGACGTTCACGCATCCCCTTTAAGAGTAGGTGAGTATGAACTCTGGCAACCACTTCCGCCTGATGAAACGGTTTGGTTACATAGTCTACCCCTCCAACACTGAAAGCACGGGTTTTGCACTCTGGATCCTGCATATTAGAAATAAATATTACAGGAATACTGCGGGTAGCATCCTGCTGTTGCAACTCCTCACAAACAGCAAAACCGTCCATATCCGGTAACACAATATCCAGCAGAATAAGATCCGGCCGTTGTACAACAGCATGTTCCAACGCTTTTTCACCGGTTTTTGCCACAATCAGTGCATACTTTTCTTGTAGATTGTCCACAAGAATACGAAGGTTTACCGGATTATCGTCGACAACAAGAATTAACGGCTTTGTTCTCACAGTGTTTATCCTCCTTGCCTATGCGTCTCTAAAAGAGGAAACCTGCCTGCAAGCAAGCAGATGGTCACGCGCTTTTTCATAGTCATACTGGAAGACCAATGACTCAAGGGCGACAGAGTCTTCCGGTTGTAAAAATACAGCAGTTTGAGGGAGTAATTCTTCAATTTTTACAGGATCTGCGGCTTTGAGTGCAACCGCAAGGTTCTTTGCAATGGCAAATTCAGAAGCCGTCAGCGGTTTTCCAGTTGCATCAACAACAGGCTTCTTCAAGGCTTCCTGCTTAACTGCGATCTCTTCAAGCAATGGTGTTAACTCTCGCTCGAGTGATAGAATGAGATCATCCACCCCTAACGGTGTACAGTCGCCATTTACAACGCCTTCAGCCTGCACCTCAATCTGCTTGGCAATTGCCCCGCTCTGCGCTGCACCAATATTAGAAGCTGCGCCGGAAATGGTATGTGCCATCTTCATTACACGCTCGTACTCATGATTAACGCAAGCAGCACGCAAATGCTCTATAGCTTCGGCATGTTCCTGTGCAAAAAGTTTGAGTAACGTATCGAAAGATTCCTGCGTAACCCCCAATCGCTTTGCGACCTCAGGACAAACACCATACGGCACCGATAGTGTCTGAGTCTTCTCTGAATAATCCTGCACAGAAGCCTCCACGTCTCCCTTCGAAGTTAACGCACTTGCAATAGTTGAATACAATGACTCTTTGCCAAACGGCTTGGATAGATAAAACTCCATACCGGCATCCTTAGCTCGCTGCCTGCTGCCTTTGATAGCGTGCGCAGTTAACGCAATTATAGGAGGCGCTGCCGACCCAAGCTCTTTAGTAATCAACGTTGCAGCTTCGTATCCGTCCATTTCCGGCATTTGAATATCCATAAGTACAACGTCATACATAATTTTACGTACAGCCTCCACCGCTTCACGGCCGTTGGTTACAAACGTAAGCAACCCGCCAGTCGGCTCAAGCAGCATGGTAACTATTTCCCGGTTTGTCTGTGTGTCTTCCGCAATAAGGATTCGTTTCCCTTTAAACCTGTCTTCATCCGCTATCCCCAACGGCTTCATCTCTGTATTCGCAAGCACCGAGCCATCTGCCCCGAGCATGGTACAAAGGGAACTCAGCAGCACACGCATAGTCAAAATATCTGTTACCAGATGTACGTTAGCAGGGAGTTTTGCACTCGAAAGCACCAGCTTGCCATGCTTAGCAGCCATCAGCAAAACAGGAATTGGTTCACCGTCATTGGTAAAATTAAATAGAAGTTCCGGGCGCTCTGCCAGTGGAATATTATGACCTATGCAGATAACGTTTGGCTTCACCACGCCCGACTCAAGCTTCAGCACGGCATCATCGACGCCATACGCAATTGAAGTCATCATATTAATGGCATTAAAATGAGAACGGACAACTCTACCGGACTGCTCAGACTTAGTAACTACAAGCGCCGTAATGTCGGCCAGTTCTTCCGGCAATTCCCAAATATCACAACATGACTCTTCAAGTTCAAACGGAATTGAGAAAGCAAACAGACTTCCCTGCCCCAGTTCTGACTCAACCCATATTTCTCCGCCCATGTGTTCCACAAGTTGCTTACAGATACTCAGTCCTAAGCCGGTACCACCATAACTACGTAATTCCGGAGCACTCAGCTGCTGGAACGGAATAAACAATTGTTCCATAGAACCGGACGGAACCCCGATGCCAGAGTCCTGAACAAAACACTGTAACAATATATTACTGTCGCTAGTCTGATGATAACGGAATGACAGAGAAATAGTCCCCCCGGGAGGAGTAAACTTCAATGCGTTGCTGGTAAGGTTTAACATAACCTGCTGCAACTTTCCGGAATCTCCACACAGTCTGGTAGGCACACTTGATGGAAGATCAACAATAAACTCGAGGTCCTTTGCGGCAGCCCTGCCTAGGACAAGATTGCAGACTCGTTGGACAGTGCTGTCCAGATGAAACGGCATGTTTTCTACTGCAACATGGCCTGCTTCAATTTTGGAGAAGTCCAGCAGCTCATTAATGATGTCGAGCAAGGTAAAAGAGGAATCCAAAATGTTTCTCAAGTACTTGTGTACAGGTGCAGATGCTTCGAGCATACGAACCTGCTCCGCAAATGAGATGATTCCATGCAGGGGGGTTCTAATTTCATGGCTGATACTTGCAAGGAATTGACTTTTTGCCTGTGTTGCGGCATCCGCAGCCTCTTTTGAACGCTGCAGTTCTTTGTTC contains:
- a CDS encoding EFR1 family ferrodoxin (N-terminal region resembles flavodoxins. C-terminal ferrodoxin region binds two 4Fe-4S clusters.) codes for the protein MEIDPVKLVYFSPTETTKAVAHGIAHGIDSSSIELVDLTTPSGREQSLLAAKDELLVVAVPVYMGRVPALATEWLKTIKADNTPAVCVVVYGNRAYDDALLELKDTVEKCGCIPIACGAYVGEHSFSNSDTPIAEGRPDKADVTHAEEFGRKICEKLQAVSSLSQLSDVAVPGSYPYGGRTELWSVDFIAVNSTCTQCGSCADVCPVGAIDSQHSSIINHEKCITCCACIKSCPQGARTMKPSPVKDASERLNNLCKEPKQPECFL
- a CDS encoding sigma-54-dependent Fis family transcriptional regulator, with the protein product MRTKPLILVVDDNPVNLRILVDNLQEKYALIVAKTGEKALEHAVVQRPDLILLDIVLPDMDGFAVCEELQQQDATRSIPVIFISNMQDPECKTRAFSVGGVDYVTKPFHQAEVVARVHTHLLLKGMRERLEEKNVLVKQELIENRRQLNTLMDNLPGIAYRSEVDDQRTMLFMSVGTYEITGFSHTYFTEGGREPFISVVVEEDKAELTERLQAALAAQLRFEHVYRIQTKSGDARWVREQAVGLYDDDGTPFAIEGFISDVTESKMQELGICEENRLLKSKMKAHYFGNIVGNSDPMQNIYEMILKAGATDDNVIVYGESGTGKELVSRAVHDHSSRFDRNYVPVNCGAIPEQLFESEFFGHKKGAFTGAVTNRKGYLEQADNGTLFLDELGEISLMGQIKLLRAIEGGGFIPVGGTELVHTRPRIVAATNRDLMELVQQGQMRSDFYYRIHVVPIYIPPLRDRKEDIPLLIDHFLRILPELDNRPPVTTEVLNAFMAYHWPGNIREMQNALHQYLNLGTLTLGGERIITGSDRTGMQVLQEPLETAMSRFERQYIMDILKANDWHRSHTARTLQVDRRTLFRKMKQYNID
- a CDS encoding ATP-binding protein, with the translated sequence MRLKMLTLLVCGMLLLGMGAIYKTVLSSLDSRDNTVERLIENKEFVWANFSPEERNWLSTHSTVQVGIDNNFFPIEARTEDGHHVGMTSDYLRILEKLTGLKFKISAVGEWTQVMQDMRDGKLDMIAALMRTPSRDDFLNFSTPFIKMPGIIVVRKGDWKDLTLDDLSGKRVAVVRRYAWHDYLEDYYKDIIIDVVENSEEGLQRVAFGQSDALVDYQFSITHQIKKSGVLDLQVGGVVGLTASLSVGISKDLPLLLSILNKALNNITSEEHSAIVGKWVRMEEGDPVSTRAIVLILMCFTFLIGATCIIVLWNLSLKKLVEKKTSELNAELVKRDSVEAALRNSEVRYRRIFENIQDVYFQALPDGRIREVSPSVQQVFGWTPEEAQRASVYAFMEPDVVLMLKKELRKRGKLEDFAFVFGTGEHAMHCSVTGKMLYDTKGNPAEFVGSVRNVTTRVEYEKMLSKANLELESRVEERTRDLREMNKELQRSKEAADAATQAKSQFLASISHEIRTPLHGIISFAEQVRMLEASAPVHKYLRNILDSSFTLLDIINELLDFSKIEAGHVAVENMPFHLDSTVQRVCNLVLGRAAAKDLEFIVDLPSSVPTRLCGDSGKLQQVMLNLTSNALKFTPPGGTISLSFRYHQTSDSNILLQCFVQDSGIGVPSGSMEQLFIPFQQLSAPELRSYGGTGLGLSICKQLVEHMGGEIWVESELGQGSLFAFSIPFELEESCCDIWELPEELADITALVVTKSEQSGRVVRSHFNAINMMTSIAYGVDDAVLKLESGVVKPNVICIGHNIPLAERPELLFNFTNDGEPIPVLLMAAKHGKLVLSSAKLPANVHLVTDILTMRVLLSSLCTMLGADGSVLANTEMKPLGIADEDRFKGKRILIAEDTQTNREIVTMLLEPTGGLLTFVTNGREAVEAVRKIMYDVVLMDIQMPEMDGYEAATLITKELGSAAPPIIALTAHAIKGSRQRAKDAGMEFYLSKPFGKESLYSTIASALTSKGDVEASVQDYSEKTQTLSVPYGVCPEVAKRLGVTQESFDTLLKLFAQEHAEAIEHLRAACVNHEYERVMKMAHTISGAASNIGAAQSGAIAKQIEVQAEGVVNGDCTPLGVDDLILSLERELTPLLEEIAVKQEALKKPVVDATGKPLTASEFAIAKNLAVALKAADPVKIEELLPQTAVFLQPEDSVALESLVFQYDYEKARDHLLACRQVSSFRDA